One Candidatus Hydrogenedentota bacterium genomic window carries:
- a CDS encoding sugar phosphate isomerase/epimerase: MNRAALRFSGVAALVALALLSCAGLPVQADDAGNPLAVRLASYGKFQDTAWEHLPTLGIHYIFLNVPKPDQIDEITKKLADHKLTALVMRGETDLSKETCVDELGVQLATCAKMDVKYMFISAKRNDAPKEVVIERLRKAGDIAKNYGVTITLETHPDLGTNGDVQVETMKAINHPNVRVNFDTGNITYYNKGADAVAELKKSIDYVGTVEFKDHDGGLESWVFPVLGQGIVKFPDVWKVLQTKGYKGPITIEFEGTKGVELTEEQTKEAIAGCVKYARSLGATK, from the coding sequence ATGAATAGAGCGGCTTTGCGTTTTTCCGGTGTGGCGGCGCTTGTCGCGCTTGCGTTGCTTTCGTGTGCGGGTTTGCCTGTGCAGGCAGATGACGCGGGGAATCCCCTCGCGGTGCGTTTGGCGAGCTACGGCAAATTTCAAGATACAGCGTGGGAACATCTGCCAACACTGGGTATTCACTACATCTTCTTGAATGTGCCCAAACCGGACCAGATCGACGAAATCACGAAGAAACTCGCGGATCACAAGCTCACAGCGCTCGTGATGCGCGGTGAAACCGATCTTTCGAAGGAAACGTGTGTAGATGAACTCGGTGTGCAGTTGGCGACGTGCGCGAAGATGGACGTGAAGTACATGTTCATCTCCGCGAAACGTAATGATGCGCCAAAGGAAGTGGTCATAGAGCGGCTTCGCAAAGCGGGCGATATCGCCAAGAATTACGGCGTGACCATTACGCTCGAAACGCACCCGGATTTGGGAACGAACGGCGACGTGCAGGTTGAGACCATGAAAGCGATCAACCATCCCAACGTCCGCGTGAACTTCGACACGGGAAACATCACCTACTACAACAAGGGTGCGGATGCCGTGGCAGAGCTGAAGAAGAGTATCGACTACGTCGGAACGGTCGAGTTCAAAGATCACGACGGCGGGTTGGAATCGTGGGTGTTCCCCGTGCTTGGCCAAGGGATTGTGAAGTTTCCGGATGTGTGGAAGGTCCTGCAAACGAAGGGTTACAAGGGGCCGATCACAATCGAGTTCGAAGGCACGAAGGGCGTCGAGTTGACCGAAGAACAGACGAAAGAAGCAATTGCGGGGTGCGTCAAGTACGCGCGTTCGCTTGGCGCGACTAAATGA
- a CDS encoding enoyl-CoA hydratase/isomerase family protein — MSNSPVLTEHPKTGIVVLTLNRPERRNALSIPVMEAFCDALDTANADESQRIIIITGAGPVFCAGLDLKESQQRDLAHTSAELVARTLKTISESRAVTIAAVHGAAIAGGAGIMSACDLVIASEDTKIGYPEVRRGLVAGLVMTFMRRQMRERDARELLVLGELVTAHRALEMGLVNRVVPAGTHVEQASILAKAVLKGAPGAIAHSKAMLREMWPRPVDADLAYALEHHKLARASQEAVEGIAAFNQKRLPNWDPESERA, encoded by the coding sequence ATGAGTAACTCGCCGGTTCTTACCGAACATCCGAAAACCGGGATTGTGGTGTTGACGCTGAATCGTCCCGAGCGCCGAAATGCGCTCAGCATCCCGGTGATGGAAGCGTTTTGCGACGCGCTGGATACGGCCAATGCGGACGAGTCGCAACGAATCATTATCATAACGGGCGCGGGTCCTGTCTTTTGCGCAGGGCTTGATCTAAAGGAATCGCAGCAACGCGACTTGGCGCATACGTCGGCAGAACTCGTAGCGCGTACGCTTAAGACCATCTCCGAATCGCGCGCGGTTACCATCGCTGCCGTGCATGGCGCGGCTATCGCCGGGGGTGCGGGGATTATGTCCGCGTGCGATCTCGTGATCGCATCGGAAGACACCAAGATCGGCTACCCCGAGGTCAGGCGAGGTCTCGTTGCGGGACTCGTCATGACGTTTATGCGGAGGCAGATGCGGGAGCGTGACGCCAGGGAACTACTCGTGCTTGGCGAACTGGTTACCGCACATCGCGCTCTTGAAATGGGCCTGGTTAACCGGGTAGTTCCTGCCGGAACGCATGTCGAACAAGCTTCTATTTTGGCAAAGGCCGTGCTGAAAGGTGCGCCCGGAGCTATTGCGCATTCGAAGGCCATGCTCCGCGAAATGTGGCCCCGACCCGTGGATGCCGACCTCGCTTACGCGCTCGAACATCACAAGCTGGCGCGCGCTTCGCAAGAGGCTGTAGAGGGAATTGCGGCGTTTAATCAGAAGCGGCTTCCGAATTGGGACCCTGAGTCTGAGAGAGCGTAG
- a CDS encoding Gfo/Idh/MocA family oxidoreductase, with amino-acid sequence MAEKFRAAVIGCGAISERLHVPDYAVCPEAEIIAFCDPLVSKARELAQQFAPHARVYSNYREMLKKEKPDGVTVALPNYLHASVTIDALKAGCHVLVEKPMACNSAEAKAMVETAKKMKKLLMVNQSQRRFPVHRKAKEVLDSGILGKILHVTGQFGHEGPENWSPTGKWFFRKKEARFGAMADLGVHKADLIRFLTGKEISKVSAYMANIEKKNSTVDDNLVSCFTFEDGTVGTLCASWTVKGMDASYTIFHCANGTLQVALQEEKPLVARLVNPACEIVFEIPAPLNHYPGSWGVDVSGGFVRAALGLEKPYCSGEEGRKSLEVILAAEKSALTGRSVAVKP; translated from the coding sequence ATGGCGGAGAAGTTTCGAGCGGCGGTGATTGGTTGCGGGGCGATTTCCGAGCGATTGCATGTGCCGGATTATGCGGTGTGTCCGGAAGCGGAGATTATCGCGTTTTGCGATCCACTGGTATCGAAAGCGCGGGAATTGGCGCAGCAGTTCGCGCCCCATGCGCGCGTCTATTCGAATTACAGGGAGATGCTGAAGAAGGAGAAGCCAGATGGCGTGACTGTTGCGCTTCCGAATTACCTGCACGCTTCCGTGACCATCGATGCATTAAAGGCCGGTTGCCATGTGCTGGTGGAGAAGCCCATGGCATGTAACTCCGCCGAAGCGAAGGCGATGGTAGAGACCGCCAAGAAAATGAAGAAGCTGCTGATGGTGAACCAGAGCCAACGGAGGTTTCCGGTCCATCGAAAGGCAAAGGAAGTGCTCGATAGCGGAATCCTCGGGAAGATTCTCCACGTTACGGGGCAGTTCGGTCATGAAGGACCCGAGAACTGGAGCCCGACGGGCAAGTGGTTCTTCCGCAAGAAGGAAGCGCGATTCGGCGCAATGGCCGATCTCGGAGTCCATAAGGCGGACCTCATCCGCTTCCTGACCGGCAAAGAGATTTCGAAGGTATCGGCGTACATGGCGAACATTGAGAAGAAAAACTCGACTGTCGATGACAACTTGGTGTCGTGCTTCACGTTTGAGGACGGAACGGTGGGCACGTTGTGTGCTTCGTGGACGGTAAAGGGAATGGACGCGTCATACACCATATTCCATTGCGCCAACGGGACGCTCCAGGTCGCGTTGCAGGAAGAAAAGCCGCTTGTGGCTCGTCTTGTGAACCCTGCGTGCGAAATCGTGTTTGAGATACCGGCTCCGCTGAACCACTATCCGGGTTCGTGGGGCGTTGACGTGAGCGGCGGGTTCGTGCGCGCGGCGCTGGGACTCGAGAAACCGTATTGTTCGGGCGAAGAGGGGCGCAAATCGTTGGAAGTCATTCTGGCGGCAGAGAAGTCCGCGCTTACGGGCCGATCCGTTGCAGTGAAGCCCTGA